One Mycobacterium sp. SMC-4 DNA window includes the following coding sequences:
- a CDS encoding AraC family transcriptional regulator, which yields MAEPDDPPLPQTCCPVVWLWPGRALYAGPGLNLRPHSGAVWCLAVGVDGVLTVTADEHRVRARSVLIPPRLVHQLDTHGGRLVSCYLDPSSDRIETIRTQCRSRTGDVRHRHVSEQILASAPADDDGAMRWLDVAAPGAARPIDPRIRSAAARIASDPDGAPSACALAENVGLSESRFLHLFRAQTGTSVRRYRLWIRLMRAGRAMTDGAGLTEAAAQAGFASPSHLSDRFRETFGLTASELLRSGVALRTAAPSALPEPHR from the coding sequence ATGGCAGAACCCGACGATCCGCCGCTTCCACAAACCTGCTGCCCGGTGGTGTGGCTGTGGCCGGGCCGGGCGCTGTATGCCGGTCCCGGCCTGAATCTGCGTCCGCACTCCGGGGCGGTCTGGTGTCTGGCGGTCGGCGTCGACGGCGTTCTCACCGTCACCGCCGACGAACACCGGGTGCGCGCCCGCAGCGTGCTGATCCCGCCGCGGCTGGTCCACCAGCTCGACACCCACGGCGGCCGGCTGGTGTCCTGTTACCTCGACCCGTCCTCGGATCGGATCGAAACGATCCGCACCCAGTGCCGCAGTCGCACCGGCGATGTGCGGCACCGGCATGTGAGCGAACAGATTCTGGCATCCGCGCCGGCCGACGACGACGGCGCCATGCGCTGGCTGGATGTTGCGGCCCCGGGTGCGGCGCGGCCGATCGACCCGCGGATCCGGTCGGCCGCGGCGCGCATCGCCTCCGACCCCGACGGCGCTCCGTCCGCCTGTGCGCTGGCCGAGAATGTCGGGTTGTCCGAGTCGCGCTTCCTGCACCTGTTCCGGGCACAGACGGGCACCAGTGTGCGCCGTTACCGGCTGTGGATCCGGTTGATGCGGGCCGGAAGGGCGATGACCGACGGCGCCGGTCTGACCGAGGCCGCTGCGCAAGCCGGCTTCGCCAGCCCGTCACACCTGTCCGACCGGTTCCGGGAGACGTTCGGGCTCACCGCGTCCGAGCTGCTGCGCAGCGGGGTGGCCCTGCGTACCGCAGCGCCCTCGGCTCTCCCAGAGCCGCACCGTTGA
- a CDS encoding DUF4345 domain-containing protein, translating to MAATVLVVAALFFAAMGTYALVVPTRLTAPFDITLGSAVARSEVRAVYGGFGWAIAVMLMVAVADPQLRAGIVITVAAALAGMAAGRVLSALDGRTAFYPNWFYFLVEIIVAVALFSVA from the coding sequence TTGGCAGCAACTGTCCTCGTCGTCGCGGCGTTGTTCTTCGCAGCCATGGGCACGTACGCCCTGGTTGTGCCGACCAGATTGACCGCCCCGTTCGACATCACGCTCGGGTCGGCGGTGGCGCGCTCAGAGGTGCGCGCGGTCTACGGGGGGTTCGGGTGGGCGATCGCGGTGATGCTGATGGTGGCGGTGGCAGACCCGCAACTGCGTGCCGGCATCGTGATCACCGTGGCCGCTGCGCTGGCCGGGATGGCGGCCGGGCGCGTGCTCTCCGCACTCGACGGTCGAACGGCGTTCTACCCCAACTGGTTCTACTTCCTGGTGGAGATCATCGTTGCGGTCGCGCTGTTCTCGGTCGCCTGA
- a CDS encoding Fe-S protein — protein sequence MEILRSVVVLLHIVGFAVLFGPWVAEAAARRFQVTRVMDYGLLLSLVTGLALAAPWPAGVALNYPKIGIKLVIVIVIGGLLGMGSARQKRTGEAVPRPIFVSVGALALLAAALAVVW from the coding sequence ATGGAAATACTACGGTCTGTAGTTGTCTTGCTGCACATCGTCGGCTTCGCGGTGCTGTTCGGTCCGTGGGTCGCCGAGGCGGCAGCGCGGCGGTTCCAGGTCACCCGGGTGATGGATTACGGTCTGCTGCTCTCGCTGGTCACGGGACTGGCGCTGGCGGCGCCGTGGCCGGCCGGGGTAGCGCTGAACTACCCGAAGATCGGCATCAAGCTGGTCATCGTGATCGTCATCGGCGGATTGCTCGGCATGGGCAGTGCCCGGCAAAAGCGCACCGGCGAGGCGGTGCCCCGGCCGATCTTCGTCTCGGTCGGAGCGCTGGCTCTGCTGGCCGCCGCGCTTGCCGTGGTGTGGTGA
- a CDS encoding SDR family NAD(P)-dependent oxidoreductase: MNGLAGRGVLVTGAASGIGVATATRLVAEGAHVVGLDRTAADRPEFRCLIGDVCDDEVARRAVAEVLDGAGRLDGVVHSAGVAGGGPVHLLGDDEWNRVLEVNLTATFVVMRAALTQMMNQDRLAGERGSIVTLSSIEGLEGTAGGSAYNASKGGVVLLTKNAAIDYGPSGIRVNAICPGFIQTPLFEDTMGIAGMEGVREELRREHKLRRFGRPDEVAAVAAFLLSSDASFVSGQAIAVDGGYTAGRDHGVTALMGLDEQ, encoded by the coding sequence GTGAACGGGCTGGCGGGCAGGGGTGTGCTGGTGACCGGTGCGGCCTCGGGCATCGGAGTGGCGACAGCGACGCGGCTGGTCGCCGAGGGGGCGCACGTCGTCGGACTCGATCGCACCGCTGCCGATCGTCCTGAATTTCGTTGCCTCATCGGCGATGTGTGCGATGACGAGGTGGCTCGGCGCGCGGTCGCCGAGGTCCTCGACGGGGCCGGGCGCCTCGACGGTGTCGTGCATTCCGCGGGCGTCGCCGGCGGTGGACCGGTGCACCTGCTCGGCGACGACGAGTGGAACCGCGTGCTCGAGGTGAACCTGACGGCGACGTTCGTGGTGATGCGCGCGGCCCTGACGCAGATGATGAACCAGGACCGGCTCGCCGGTGAACGCGGCTCGATCGTGACGCTGTCGAGCATCGAGGGGCTGGAGGGCACCGCGGGCGGCAGCGCCTACAACGCTTCCAAGGGCGGGGTGGTGCTACTGACCAAGAACGCGGCAATCGACTACGGGCCCAGCGGTATCCGGGTCAATGCGATCTGCCCGGGGTTCATCCAGACGCCGCTGTTCGAGGACACGATGGGCATTGCCGGGATGGAGGGGGTGCGCGAGGAACTGCGCCGCGAGCACAAACTGCGCCGGTTCGGTCGGCCCGACGAGGTCGCCGCGGTGGCAGCGTTTCTGCTCTCGTCGGACGCGAGCTTCGTCAGCGGGCAGGCGATCGCGGTGGACGGTGGCTACACCGCGGGGCGCGACCACGGTGTCACCGCGCTGATGGGCCTCGACGAGCAGTGA
- a CDS encoding alpha/beta fold hydrolase, protein MTSAPHQFLADGHGGVRIAADRVGDPAAPAVVFLHGGGQTRRSWARAAAAVAQRGRQAVTVDMRGHGESDWASDGDYRVSTFAADIRELLRHLPPRPVLVGASLGGITSMLLAGELARGIAAAVVLVDIVPDMDPSGADRIHAFMADRMVEGFGSLDEVADMIAAYNPHRPRPADLDGLRTNLRRRGDRWYWHWDPRFIDGTAAHPPLEVTDVDRLHSAIGAILSDGVPMLLVRGQVSDLVSRDRATAFLARFPQVAFVDVEGAGHMVAGDRNDLFAEAVLDFLARTQPHIP, encoded by the coding sequence ATGACATCCGCACCCCACCAGTTCCTCGCCGACGGGCACGGCGGTGTACGCATCGCCGCCGACCGGGTGGGTGACCCCGCCGCCCCGGCTGTGGTCTTCCTGCACGGCGGCGGACAGACCCGCCGCTCGTGGGCCAGGGCGGCGGCCGCGGTGGCCCAGCGCGGCCGCCAGGCCGTCACCGTCGACATGCGTGGCCACGGGGAGTCGGATTGGGCTTCCGACGGCGACTACCGGGTGTCCACGTTCGCCGCCGACATCCGCGAACTGCTGCGCCACCTGCCTCCGCGCCCGGTTCTGGTCGGCGCATCGCTGGGTGGGATCACCTCGATGCTGCTGGCCGGCGAACTCGCCCGCGGGATTGCCGCCGCGGTCGTCCTGGTCGACATTGTGCCCGACATGGACCCGTCCGGAGCCGACCGCATCCACGCGTTCATGGCCGACCGGATGGTGGAGGGCTTCGGGTCCCTCGACGAGGTGGCCGACATGATCGCCGCGTACAACCCGCACCGCCCGCGGCCCGCCGATCTCGATGGCCTGCGAACCAACCTGCGCCGGCGCGGCGATCGCTGGTACTGGCACTGGGATCCCCGATTCATCGATGGAACCGCCGCGCATCCGCCGCTGGAGGTCACCGATGTCGACCGGCTGCACAGCGCGATCGGTGCGATCCTGTCCGATGGAGTGCCGATGCTGCTGGTACGCGGACAGGTCAGCGACCTGGTCAGTCGCGACCGGGCCACCGCATTCCTGGCCCGCTTCCCGCAGGTCGCGTTCGTCGACGTCGAAGGCGCGGGTCACATGGTCGCCGGTGACCGCAACGACCTGTTCGCCGAAGCGGTGCTGGACTTCCTGGCCCGCACCCAGCCGCACATTCCCTGA
- a CDS encoding NAD(P)/FAD-dependent oxidoreductase, with protein sequence MPQVGDARADASDMARLTGRPFLDADDAVLRRAVDQASVPALLMSMVHMTGDLGLLDDLPKPVMLIAMDLQGAMAESDKEAVRRRAFEVVRDYRDRGCPPPFHPDAAQLRTMLDVVTAGAVTDEFLDYIAADLRLTDTDQRGPQLSSTAAQRADFPVVVIGCGESGLLAGIKLQQAGIPFQIIEKQSGVGGTWLANRYPGCRVDIASQYYTYSFEPTDHWEHHYATQPEILRYLNDVSARYRIAEHVRFGTEVLAARWDADAATWRIDIRSADGTAQTLTARALICAVGQFSNPVIPDINGANTFAGPAFHTADWDDTVDLTGKRVAVIGAGASGFQLVPAIAGQAAHVDVYQRTPQWMAPNVHYHEAIGDGARWATRHLPYYARWLRFVSWWPIADALNDQITIDPDWDNGGLSVSEGNQMIRDVFEAWMRAFTHDEDLLAKVTPRYPPMGKRTLQDDGTWLTTLQRDDVDLITDGIAEITAHGVTDVGGTHRAADVLVWATGFDVNHQLGPIDIRGVDGAGLNEVWGDSAFAYLGVTVAGFPNFYCMFGPGTNAVNGASLIYNSECQMRYILGCIDMILTAGSDAAMPRADVCADYHRRSQDRLQTMVYAHPAVTSSYYKNSAGELPTLFAWRIVDYWKWTHHPDPADYQMTSARTQEVS encoded by the coding sequence ATGCCACAGGTCGGTGACGCCCGGGCCGACGCGTCCGATATGGCTCGGCTGACCGGCCGGCCGTTCCTCGATGCCGACGACGCGGTCCTTCGCCGGGCGGTGGATCAGGCCAGCGTTCCGGCGCTGCTGATGTCGATGGTCCACATGACCGGAGACCTGGGCCTGCTCGACGACCTGCCCAAACCGGTGATGCTGATCGCGATGGACCTGCAGGGCGCGATGGCCGAGTCGGACAAGGAGGCGGTGCGCCGGCGCGCGTTCGAGGTCGTCCGCGACTATCGAGACCGCGGCTGCCCGCCGCCGTTTCACCCCGACGCCGCGCAGTTGCGCACCATGCTCGACGTGGTCACCGCCGGTGCGGTGACCGACGAGTTCCTCGACTACATTGCCGCTGATCTGAGACTGACCGACACCGATCAACGCGGCCCGCAGTTGTCCTCGACCGCGGCGCAGCGGGCCGACTTTCCCGTCGTGGTCATCGGCTGCGGTGAGTCCGGCCTGCTCGCGGGCATCAAACTGCAGCAGGCCGGCATCCCGTTCCAGATCATCGAGAAACAGTCCGGGGTCGGCGGAACCTGGCTGGCCAACCGCTATCCCGGCTGCCGGGTCGACATCGCCAGCCAGTACTACACGTACTCGTTCGAGCCGACCGATCACTGGGAACACCACTACGCCACCCAGCCCGAGATTCTGCGGTACCTCAACGACGTGTCGGCGCGCTACCGCATCGCCGAGCATGTCCGCTTCGGAACCGAAGTCCTGGCTGCGCGCTGGGACGCCGACGCCGCGACCTGGCGGATCGACATCCGCTCGGCCGACGGCACCGCGCAAACCCTGACCGCGCGCGCTCTGATCTGCGCCGTCGGGCAGTTCAGCAACCCCGTCATCCCGGATATCAACGGCGCCAACACCTTCGCCGGTCCCGCTTTCCACACCGCTGACTGGGACGACACCGTCGACCTGACCGGCAAGCGGGTAGCGGTGATCGGCGCGGGCGCCAGCGGCTTCCAACTCGTCCCGGCGATCGCCGGACAGGCCGCCCACGTCGATGTCTACCAACGCACTCCGCAGTGGATGGCGCCCAACGTGCACTACCACGAGGCCATCGGCGACGGCGCGCGGTGGGCCACCCGTCATCTGCCGTACTACGCGCGCTGGCTGCGGTTCGTGTCGTGGTGGCCGATCGCCGACGCGCTCAACGACCAGATCACCATCGACCCGGACTGGGACAACGGCGGATTGTCGGTCAGCGAAGGCAATCAGATGATTCGCGACGTCTTCGAAGCCTGGATGCGGGCATTCACCCACGACGAGGACCTCCTGGCCAAGGTCACGCCCAGGTACCCGCCGATGGGCAAACGCACCTTGCAGGACGACGGCACCTGGCTGACCACCCTGCAACGCGACGACGTCGACCTGATCACCGACGGCATCGCCGAGATCACCGCGCACGGTGTGACCGATGTCGGCGGCACCCACCGTGCCGCCGATGTGCTGGTGTGGGCCACCGGATTCGACGTCAACCACCAGCTCGGGCCGATCGACATCCGCGGCGTCGACGGTGCGGGCCTCAACGAGGTCTGGGGTGACTCCGCATTCGCCTACCTCGGCGTGACCGTCGCCGGGTTCCCGAACTTCTACTGCATGTTCGGCCCCGGCACCAACGCGGTCAACGGCGCCAGCCTCATCTACAACTCGGAATGCCAGATGCGCTACATCCTGGGGTGCATCGACATGATCTTGACCGCCGGCTCCGACGCGGCGATGCCCAGAGCCGACGTGTGCGCCGACTACCATCGCCGCAGCCAGGACCGGTTGCAGACCATGGTCTACGCACACCCCGCGGTCACCAGCAGTTACTACAAGAACTCCGCCGGCGAGCTGCCCACGCTGTTCGCGTGGCGCATCGTCGACTACTGGAAATGGACCCACCATCCAGACCCCGCCGACTACCAGATGACATCCGCACGTACACAGGAGGTTTCATGA
- a CDS encoding glucose 1-dehydrogenase: MTDRLAGKVALISGAARGMGAAHARELVGHGARVVCGDILDTAGEQVAAELGDAARYLHLDVTRPEDWEAAVAVAVTDFGGLDVLVNNAGILSIGTVEDYELAEWHRTLDINLTGVFLGIRAVTPVMKAAGRGSIINISSIEGMAGTIACHGYTATKWAVRGLTKSTALELGPFGIRVNSIHPGLIKTPMADWVPEDIFNTALGRIGTPTDVSNLVVYLASDESGFSTGSEFVVDGGTLAHLAHKDFGSVDVDRQPEWVS; the protein is encoded by the coding sequence ATGACCGATCGGTTGGCCGGCAAGGTGGCTCTGATCAGCGGGGCCGCGCGCGGGATGGGTGCTGCGCACGCCCGGGAGCTGGTCGGCCACGGCGCCCGGGTGGTCTGCGGGGACATCCTCGACACCGCGGGTGAGCAGGTTGCCGCCGAGCTCGGAGACGCGGCCCGCTACCTGCACCTCGACGTCACCCGCCCCGAAGACTGGGAGGCCGCCGTCGCGGTCGCCGTCACCGATTTCGGCGGACTCGACGTGCTGGTCAACAACGCCGGGATCCTGAGCATCGGCACCGTGGAGGACTACGAACTGGCCGAATGGCATCGCACCCTCGACATCAACCTGACCGGGGTGTTCCTCGGCATCCGGGCGGTGACACCGGTGATGAAGGCGGCCGGTCGCGGCTCCATCATCAACATCTCGTCCATCGAGGGCATGGCCGGAACGATCGCGTGTCACGGCTATACCGCCACCAAGTGGGCGGTGCGTGGCCTGACCAAGTCGACCGCACTGGAGCTGGGCCCGTTCGGCATTCGGGTCAACTCGATCCACCCCGGCCTGATCAAGACCCCGATGGCCGACTGGGTGCCCGAGGATATCTTCAACACCGCACTGGGACGCATCGGGACGCCCACCGACGTCAGCAACCTGGTGGTCTACCTGGCCTCCGACGAATCCGGATTTTCCACCGGATCAGAGTTCGTGGTCGATGGGGGTACCCTGGCGCACCTGGCCCACAAGGACTTCGGTTCCGTCGACGTCGACCGACAGCCCGAGTGGGTCAGCTAG
- a CDS encoding LuxR family transcriptional regulator: protein MGVVSSAGEVVDADPPVAGFLDSVAQRPTGLVIEGEAGIGKSTLWLALLEKARSRGYRVLSARVGEAESVMAFSALADLLADVEPDYLAALPGLQRLALDRVLLRAGVDGPATDHRVTAAAFVAVLRALTADGPVVLAIDDTQWLDSSSRGVVEFAARRLQGPCGVLVTERTVPGSGTVARWLHLDRPDGLERHAVRPMSSRALHTMLTQRLGRSFPRPTVLRIAEISGGNPFFALELARALGDGTGVSDQPLPETLAEVVRTRVDKLTDDVRALLLSASCVPNPTVELLASATGATPQHVTALLERAEAHSVVVLEGNRVRFSHPLLASLIYNDAPATTRRATHRVLAGLETHPELRARHLALASATGDEEIFAALDQAGDLARARGAPAAAAELIDLAINLGGDTLLRRLRSAENHFLAGDTSGAKEVLGAVGDYQPPIMRALGSVLLATVHMYDNKHTAAVDLLRSALDDATGNIPVTVQVLLRLSFALHSIGDTEEARRHIRDAVKLAEELGVPGITSAALAWSVQLDFQCGRGLDEKALDRAMELYDSALDLPIIFRAPMINALALSGTGRLEEAHRQLISLRTVGFERGAESDMMAIAGFLAINSIWRGQIAAAQTEAAEAVERAEQLGGDEVLIIPMTVRAAVAAFAGHVEQARADAEWVLEASSRRQSSLADWPGMTLCFLEESLGNHRAALDALDRAFLDPTKVTATELMLSWHLPDVIEAMVGVGQLDDAETLTRALEHNGEQHDRRWMKAVGARCRAMLLAAGGDVTAAERVARLAMAEHESLPMPFERARTALVWGQLQRRLRRKGAAATILTEALETFERLGTPLWAQRAQAELSRTVVSPSDGNGGLTESEQRVAELAASGATNKDIAAAMFITTKTVEHHLTKVYRKLGISSRAELGRRMDRVREG, encoded by the coding sequence ATGGGAGTTGTGTCCAGCGCTGGGGAGGTCGTCGACGCCGATCCCCCCGTTGCTGGTTTCCTCGATTCGGTCGCACAACGGCCTACCGGGCTGGTCATCGAGGGTGAAGCAGGCATCGGAAAGTCGACACTGTGGCTCGCGCTGCTCGAAAAAGCGCGCTCGCGCGGGTACCGGGTGCTGTCGGCCCGGGTGGGTGAGGCCGAATCGGTGATGGCGTTCTCGGCGCTGGCCGACCTGCTTGCCGACGTCGAACCCGACTACCTGGCCGCGCTGCCCGGATTGCAGCGATTGGCGCTGGACCGTGTTCTGCTTCGCGCCGGCGTCGACGGGCCCGCCACCGACCATCGGGTGACCGCGGCGGCCTTCGTCGCGGTGCTGCGCGCGCTGACCGCCGATGGCCCGGTGGTGCTCGCGATCGACGACACGCAGTGGCTGGACTCATCGAGTCGCGGCGTCGTCGAGTTCGCAGCGCGCCGGCTGCAGGGGCCGTGCGGAGTGCTGGTGACCGAGCGCACAGTTCCCGGAAGCGGCACCGTGGCGCGGTGGCTGCACCTGGACCGCCCCGACGGACTGGAACGCCACGCGGTGCGACCGATGAGCTCCCGGGCTCTGCACACCATGCTCACCCAGCGCCTGGGCCGCAGCTTCCCCCGGCCCACCGTGCTCAGGATCGCCGAGATCTCGGGCGGCAACCCGTTTTTCGCGCTGGAGCTGGCGCGCGCGTTGGGCGACGGCACCGGTGTGTCCGATCAGCCCCTCCCCGAAACCCTGGCCGAGGTGGTGCGCACCCGCGTCGACAAGCTCACCGACGATGTCCGGGCTCTGCTGTTGAGTGCGTCGTGTGTGCCCAACCCGACGGTGGAGCTGCTGGCCAGTGCAACCGGCGCGACGCCCCAGCACGTCACGGCGTTGCTGGAGCGCGCCGAGGCGCACAGTGTCGTCGTCCTGGAAGGAAATCGGGTCCGGTTCAGCCATCCGCTGCTGGCCAGCCTGATCTACAACGACGCACCGGCCACCACGCGCCGTGCCACCCATCGGGTCCTGGCCGGGTTGGAAACGCATCCCGAACTTCGGGCCCGACACCTGGCGCTGGCCTCCGCGACCGGCGACGAGGAGATCTTCGCCGCGCTCGATCAGGCCGGTGACTTGGCGCGGGCGCGGGGAGCCCCCGCCGCTGCGGCCGAGCTGATCGACCTGGCGATCAATCTCGGCGGGGACACCCTGCTGCGGCGGCTGCGCTCGGCGGAGAACCACTTCCTGGCCGGCGACACGTCTGGTGCCAAAGAGGTGCTGGGTGCCGTCGGGGACTACCAGCCGCCGATCATGCGGGCGCTGGGTTCGGTGTTGTTGGCCACCGTCCACATGTACGACAACAAGCACACCGCGGCGGTGGACCTGCTGCGCAGCGCGCTCGACGACGCCACCGGCAACATCCCGGTGACGGTGCAGGTGCTGCTTCGACTGTCCTTCGCGCTGCACAGCATCGGCGACACCGAGGAGGCCCGCCGCCACATCCGCGACGCCGTCAAGCTGGCCGAGGAACTGGGCGTACCCGGGATCACCAGCGCCGCGCTGGCGTGGTCGGTGCAGTTGGACTTCCAGTGTGGTCGCGGGCTCGACGAAAAGGCGCTGGACCGCGCGATGGAGCTCTACGACAGCGCCCTGGACCTCCCGATCATCTTTCGCGCACCGATGATCAACGCGCTGGCGCTCTCGGGCACCGGTCGATTGGAGGAGGCCCACCGTCAACTGATCTCGCTGCGCACCGTCGGTTTCGAGCGCGGCGCCGAGAGCGACATGATGGCCATCGCGGGATTCCTTGCCATCAACAGTATTTGGCGGGGCCAGATCGCCGCGGCGCAGACCGAGGCCGCCGAGGCGGTCGAGCGGGCCGAGCAACTGGGCGGTGACGAGGTTCTGATCATCCCGATGACGGTGCGGGCCGCCGTCGCGGCATTTGCCGGTCACGTCGAGCAGGCCCGCGCCGACGCCGAGTGGGTACTGGAGGCGTCCTCACGCCGGCAGTCCAGCCTCGCCGACTGGCCGGGAATGACGTTGTGTTTCCTGGAGGAATCGCTGGGCAACCACCGCGCCGCGCTCGACGCGCTGGACCGGGCGTTCCTCGATCCCACCAAGGTGACCGCCACCGAGTTGATGTTGTCCTGGCACCTGCCCGATGTGATCGAGGCGATGGTCGGCGTCGGACAACTCGATGATGCCGAGACCCTCACCCGCGCTTTGGAACACAACGGCGAGCAGCACGACCGCCGGTGGATGAAGGCAGTCGGCGCACGCTGCCGGGCGATGCTGCTGGCCGCCGGTGGTGACGTCACCGCCGCCGAGCGGGTGGCTCGGCTCGCCATGGCCGAGCACGAGTCTTTGCCGATGCCGTTCGAACGTGCCCGTACTGCGCTGGTGTGGGGCCAGTTGCAGCGCCGGCTGCGGCGAAAGGGCGCTGCAGCAACGATATTGACCGAAGCGCTGGAGACCTTCGAGCGGCTGGGCACTCCGCTGTGGGCGCAGCGGGCACAGGCCGAGTTGTCCCGAACGGTCGTCTCGCCGTCCGACGGCAACGGCGGTCTCACCGAGTCCGAACAGCGAGTTGCCGAGCTGGCAGCGTCCGGCGCGACCAACAAGGACATCGCCGCGGCGATGTTCATCACCACCAAGACCGTCGAGCACCACCTCACCAAGGTCTACCGCAAGCTGGGCATCAGCTCACGCGCTGAACTGGGCAGGCGAATGGACCGGGTCCGCGAGGGCTAG
- a CDS encoding NADPH:quinone oxidoreductase family protein — MRAIQIASLDGPQAAQLVDIEEPAAEDGMVVVDVHAAGVAFPDALQSRGLYQYKPALPYTPGAEVAGVVRSAPEGAGVVPGDRVAGLTMLCGAMAEVVALHPERVFTLPDSVSFEAGAGLLFNDLTMHFALRTRGRLQVGETVLVHGAAGGIGTSTLRLAPALGAARTIAVVSSDAKAEVARVAGASDVVLAEGFKDAVKDLTGGRGVDIVVDPVGGDRMTDSLRSLAPGGRLLVVGFTAGDIPTVKVNRLLLNNVDAVGVGWGAWTMTHPGYLREQWDELEPLLASGAVPAPQPVVYPLERAGDAIAALETRTAHGKVVVAVR; from the coding sequence ATGCGCGCGATTCAGATAGCCAGTCTCGACGGACCACAGGCCGCACAACTGGTCGACATCGAGGAACCGGCAGCCGAGGACGGCATGGTTGTGGTCGACGTACACGCCGCCGGCGTCGCGTTCCCCGATGCGCTGCAGTCGCGTGGGCTCTACCAGTACAAACCCGCCTTGCCCTACACCCCGGGCGCCGAGGTCGCCGGCGTGGTGCGCAGTGCCCCCGAGGGCGCCGGCGTGGTGCCCGGGGACCGGGTGGCCGGCTTGACGATGCTGTGCGGTGCGATGGCCGAAGTCGTTGCGTTGCATCCCGAACGGGTCTTCACGCTGCCCGACTCGGTGTCGTTCGAGGCAGGCGCGGGCCTGCTGTTCAACGATTTGACCATGCATTTCGCGCTGCGCACCCGCGGACGGCTGCAGGTCGGCGAGACGGTGCTGGTGCACGGCGCGGCCGGCGGTATCGGCACCTCCACGCTGCGGCTGGCACCCGCTCTGGGGGCCGCCCGCACCATCGCGGTGGTCAGCAGTGACGCCAAGGCCGAGGTGGCCCGGGTGGCCGGAGCGTCCGACGTGGTGCTTGCCGAGGGTTTCAAAGACGCGGTGAAGGACCTCACCGGGGGTCGCGGTGTCGACATCGTCGTCGACCCGGTCGGCGGTGACCGGATGACCGACTCGCTGCGCTCACTGGCTCCCGGTGGCCGCCTGCTCGTGGTGGGCTTCACCGCCGGGGACATCCCCACCGTCAAAGTCAATCGGTTGCTGCTCAACAATGTCGACGCCGTCGGTGTGGGCTGGGGCGCCTGGACCATGACCCACCCGGGTTACCTGCGCGAGCAGTGGGACGAGCTGGAGCCGCTGCTGGCCAGCGGCGCGGTGCCGGCGCCCCAGCCGGTGGTCTATCCGCTCGAGCGCGCCGGCGACGCGATCGCTGCACTGGAGACGCGCACCGCGCACGGCAAGGTCGTCGTCGCGGTGCGCTGA
- a CDS encoding alpha/beta fold hydrolase gives MAERIGTSSRRRGYAPAAALPDGRIVEVRSRDGVRLHTEVFGPEDGYPIVFAHGITCAIRVWAHQIADLSAHYRVIAYDHRGHGRSGVPPRRGGYTMEYLAADLDAVLEATLAPGERAVIAGHSMGGIAITSWSERFPDSVGRRADAVALINTTTGELLHNLKFLPVPANLADARVRAAARVIRTFGAAPLGRAVSAPSRRLMSRIAVGRDADPDVGHFVFELFNTTPPAGRGGWATALVDHLGPEHIDLTNLTVPALVIGSQKDRLSPLVSARKIAATAPNLARFVELTGGHCAILERPTEVNAHLRWLLESVAQPRPAST, from the coding sequence ATGGCAGAGCGGATCGGTACCAGCTCGCGCCGGCGGGGTTACGCGCCCGCCGCAGCATTGCCCGACGGGCGGATCGTGGAGGTCCGGTCGCGCGACGGGGTGCGGTTGCACACCGAGGTTTTCGGCCCCGAAGACGGCTACCCGATCGTCTTCGCCCACGGCATCACCTGCGCGATCCGGGTGTGGGCGCATCAGATCGCCGACCTGTCCGCGCACTACCGGGTGATCGCCTATGACCATCGAGGTCACGGCCGCAGCGGGGTGCCACCGCGCCGCGGTGGCTACACCATGGAGTATCTGGCCGCCGACCTGGACGCGGTGCTGGAGGCGACGCTGGCCCCTGGTGAGCGCGCGGTGATCGCCGGTCATTCGATGGGCGGTATCGCCATCACCTCGTGGTCGGAACGATTCCCGGACAGCGTGGGCCGTCGCGCCGACGCCGTGGCGTTGATCAACACCACCACCGGTGAGCTGCTGCACAACCTGAAGTTCCTGCCGGTGCCGGCCAACCTCGCCGACGCTCGGGTGCGGGCCGCCGCCCGGGTGATCCGCACGTTCGGCGCGGCCCCGCTGGGCCGCGCGGTCAGCGCGCCCAGCCGCCGGCTGATGTCAAGGATCGCGGTGGGCCGCGACGCCGACCCCGACGTCGGCCATTTCGTGTTCGAGCTGTTCAACACGACGCCGCCGGCCGGCCGCGGCGGGTGGGCCACCGCGTTGGTCGACCACCTCGGTCCTGAGCACATCGACCTGACCAACCTCACGGTGCCGGCGCTGGTGATCGGCAGCCAGAAGGACCGGCTTTCACCGCTGGTGTCGGCACGCAAGATCGCCGCCACGGCACCGAATCTGGCACGGTTCGTCGAGCTGACCGGCGGGCACTGCGCGATCCTCGAGCGGCCCACCGAGGTCAATGCCCATCTGCGGTGGTTGCTCGAGTCGGTGGCTCAGCCGCGGCCCGCCAGCACGTGA